The following proteins are encoded in a genomic region of Helicobacter colisuis:
- a CDS encoding NAD+ synthase, which translates to MKDYSKIITKLIKFLQTEVQKRGFQSVVFGLSGGIDSAVVAVLCKKAFGSNIQGLLMPSLQSSKSSLEDALELCKAFDISYSILPLEKPQQGFLETLEGLENNPARIGNLCARIRMIYLYDYAFANNALVIGTSNKSEILLGYGTIFGDLACAINPIGNLYKTEIFEIAKLLNLPQNIQTKAPSADLYEGQSDEKELGFSYLILDKIMQLLEQGFSKQEILNQNLPQKAIDMVIQRIKTMEFKRKIPEIAPL; encoded by the coding sequence ATGAAAGATTACTCAAAAATTATCACAAAGCTAATAAAATTTTTACAAACAGAAGTGCAAAAAAGAGGATTCCAATCCGTTGTCTTTGGGCTAAGCGGAGGGATTGATTCTGCAGTTGTTGCTGTTTTGTGCAAAAAAGCTTTTGGATCAAATATTCAAGGACTTTTAATGCCCTCTTTGCAATCCTCCAAAAGTAGTCTTGAAGATGCACTAGAACTCTGCAAAGCCTTTGATATTTCTTACTCCATTCTCCCTTTAGAAAAACCCCAACAAGGCTTTTTAGAGACTTTAGAAGGGCTTGAAAATAATCCAGCTAGAATTGGGAATCTATGTGCTAGAATCCGAATGATTTATTTATACGACTATGCCTTTGCAAACAATGCTTTAGTTATTGGGACAAGTAATAAAAGCGAAATTTTGCTTGGATATGGGACAATTTTTGGTGATTTAGCTTGTGCAATTAATCCCATTGGAAATCTCTATAAAACAGAAATCTTTGAAATTGCCAAACTTCTAAATCTCCCCCAAAATATCCAAACCAAAGCACCTAGCGCGGATTTATATGAAGGGCAAAGCGATGAAAAAGAGCTTGGATTTTCTTATTTAATTTTAGATAAAATTATGCAACTCTTAGAGCAAGGATTCTCTAAACAAGAAATTTTAAATCAAAACCTACCACAAAAGGCAATTGATATGGTTATTCAAAGAATAAAAACAATGGAATTTAAAAGAAAGATTCCAGAAATTGCACCTTTATAA
- a CDS encoding tetraacyldisaccharide 4'-kinase — protein sequence MRTLEKYFFAPSLLQKILAFCLLPISSIYCLIATLKRKMSIQQDFQIPIISVGNLILGGSGKSPFVAEIAKDYDQSCIILRGYGRKSKGLKIISQNGNILETPEVAGDEAIMLAKLLPNALVIVSKNRTEAILRAKEMGAKVIFLDDGFRFNFKKLNILLKPKLEPYFSFCIPSGGYRESKRAYKEADIIAKEGQDYTRKVELLYPTQRMLLLTAIANPSRLDSYLPNVVGKIILKDHSYFDKTKILESYANLNATSLLVTQKDAVKLEDFGLPLSILHLELHIAPNIKEKIQKYVQSYLQ from the coding sequence ATGAGAACTTTAGAGAAATACTTTTTTGCGCCAAGTTTGTTACAAAAAATTTTGGCTTTCTGCTTATTGCCTATTAGCTCGATTTATTGTCTCATCGCAACACTAAAGCGAAAAATGTCTATTCAGCAAGACTTTCAAATTCCCATTATTAGTGTTGGCAATCTCATCTTAGGCGGAAGTGGTAAAAGTCCTTTTGTTGCTGAAATTGCAAAAGACTATGATCAAAGCTGCATTATTTTAAGAGGTTATGGGCGCAAAAGCAAGGGATTAAAAATCATTAGTCAAAATGGAAATATTCTTGAAACTCCAGAAGTTGCCGGCGATGAAGCAATTATGCTTGCCAAATTACTCCCCAATGCCTTAGTAATTGTTAGCAAAAATCGCACAGAAGCTATCCTAAGAGCTAAAGAAATGGGGGCAAAAGTTATCTTTTTAGATGATGGATTCCGTTTTAATTTCAAAAAACTCAATATTTTATTAAAGCCAAAATTAGAGCCTTATTTTAGCTTTTGCATTCCAAGTGGCGGCTATCGCGAATCCAAAAGAGCCTATAAGGAAGCTGATATTATCGCCAAAGAAGGGCAAGATTACACTAGAAAGGTGGAACTCCTCTACCCAACACAAAGAATGCTTTTGCTAACAGCTATTGCAAATCCATCTAGGCTTGATTCATACTTGCCTAATGTAGTTGGAAAAATTATTCTCAAAGATCATTCTTATTTTGATAAGACAAAGATTTTAGAATCTTATGCCAATCTCAATGCTACTTCACTGCTTGTTACTCAAAAAGATGCGGTTAAATTAGAAGATTTTGGGTTGCCTCTTTCCATTCTTCATCTTGAATTGCATATTGCGCCCAATATTAAAGAAAAAATACAAAAATATGTGCAAAGCTATTTACAATAA
- a CDS encoding DegT/DnrJ/EryC1/StrS family aminotransferase — MLKFPYFIPDITENEKKLINHVLENPSHNITQDLEEAFKSYTGIKYAISANSGTAAFHLCLFAMDIKRGDKILCSVNCHPSFPEIIRHFDAEPIFIDIMEDTFEISYEKCKETLEKNNLKKTRAIIVSHIAGQFCNTEPFYELARHYNLKIIEDATMALGLTHNGIKIGNQKSFATIFSIVLDSSSPVAQAGILATHDEKLANEATLLRYHGIVSEKITSVRPQYLYDVVGIGNKYNLSYLDAALCLSQLNRMDYIIKRRKEIASHYMQNLADTPHISMPVVKNEHIFFHFIIKIDKNRDHFAKELKESGIETALHFVPSHLLTYYKSKYKFKISDFPIALKNYQQILSLPIYSAMKKEDIDYICKEISRLATHRV; from the coding sequence ATGCTTAAGTTCCCCTATTTTATCCCCGATATTACAGAAAATGAGAAAAAACTTATCAATCATGTGCTTGAAAATCCAAGCCATAATATCACTCAAGATTTAGAAGAAGCTTTCAAAAGCTACACTGGAATCAAATATGCAATTTCTGCAAATAGTGGAACTGCAGCATTCCATCTCTGTCTTTTTGCTATGGATATTAAGCGCGGAGATAAGATTCTTTGTTCTGTAAATTGCCACCCAAGCTTCCCAGAAATCATTCGCCATTTTGATGCTGAACCCATTTTTATAGACATTATGGAAGATACTTTTGAAATCTCTTATGAAAAATGCAAAGAGACGCTAGAGAAAAACAATCTCAAAAAAACTCGCGCAATTATTGTCAGCCACATTGCAGGACAATTTTGCAATACAGAGCCCTTTTATGAACTTGCTAGGCATTACAATCTTAAAATTATTGAAGATGCGACTATGGCACTTGGATTAACTCACAATGGTATTAAAATAGGAAATCAAAAAAGTTTTGCTACTATTTTTAGTATTGTTCTTGATTCTTCTAGTCCTGTAGCACAAGCTGGAATCCTTGCCACACACGATGAAAAACTAGCTAATGAAGCCACTTTATTGCGCTATCATGGAATTGTAAGTGAAAAAATTACAAGTGTGCGCCCACAATATCTCTATGATGTCGTGGGGATTGGCAATAAATACAATTTAAGCTACCTAGATGCCGCTCTCTGCCTTAGCCAACTAAATAGAATGGATTATATTATCAAAAGGCGCAAAGAAATCGCTTCTCATTATATGCAAAACCTAGCAGATACACCGCATATTTCTATGCCTGTAGTTAAAAATGAGCATATCTTTTTTCACTTTATCATCAAAATTGACAAGAATCGCGATCACTTTGCTAAAGAGCTAAAAGAAAGTGGTATTGAAACTGCTTTGCATTTTGTGCCCTCACATCTTTTAACCTATTATAAAAGCAAATACAAATTCAAAATTAGTGATTTTCCCATCGCTCTTAAAAATTACCAACAAATCTTAAGTTTGCCTATTTATAGTGCAATGAAAAAAGAAGATATTGATTATATTTGCAAAGAAATTTCAAGACTTGCAACTCACAGGGTATAA